A single Scleropages formosus chromosome 4, fSclFor1.1, whole genome shotgun sequence DNA region contains:
- the hk1 gene encoding hexokinase-1 — MIAAQLLAYYFTELKDDQIKKIDKYLYAMRFSDETLLDIMNRFKREMENGLGKDTNPTATVKMLPTFVRSIPDGSEKGDFIALDLGGSNFRILRVKVSHEKRQTVQMESQIYDTPEDIMHGSGTRLFDHVAECLGDFMEKQKIKDKKLPVGFTFSFPCAQTKLDEGILLTWTKRFKASGVEGADVVKLLNKAIKKRGDYDADIMAVVNDTVGTMMTCGFDDQRCEVGIIIGTGTNACYMEELRHIDLVEGDEGRMCINTEWGAFGDDGMLEDIRTEFDREIDRGSLNPGKQLFEKMVSGMYMGELVRLILVKMAKEGMLFEGRITPELLTKGKFETKHVSAIEKTKEGLSKAKEILTRLGVEPSHEDCVAVQHVCAVVSFRSANLIAATLGAILLRLKDNKGSPRLRTTVGVDGSLYKMHPHYARRLHKTVRRLVPESDVRFLLSESGSGKGAAMVTAVAYRLAEQSRQIAQTLAEFQLTKAQLLEVKERMRAEIQRGLSKETHELASVKMLPTFVRRTPDGTENGDFLALDLGGTNFRVLLVKIRSGKRRSVEMHNKIYAIPLEVMQGTGEELFDHIVHCISDFLDYMGMKNARLPLGFTFSFPCKQTSLDAGILIKWTKGFKATDCEGEDVVGLLREGIKRREEFDLDVVAVVNDTVGTMMTCAYEEPTCEIGLIAGTGSNACYMEEMRNIETIEGNEGRMCVNMEWGAFGDNGCLDDIRTKYDEAVDELSFNAGKQKYEKMCSGMYLGEIVRNILIDLTKRGFLFRGQISETLKTRGIFETKFLSQIESDRLALLQVRSILQHLGLDSTCDDSIIVKEVCGTVSLRAAQLCGAGMAAVVEKIRENRGLDRLEITVGVDGTLYKLHPHFSRIMHQTVKELAPKCDVNFLLSEDGSGKGAALITAVGCRLRQQEQQS; from the exons ATGATCGCGGCACAGCTCCTAGCGTACTACTTCACTGAGCTGAAGGATGACCAGATCAAGAAG atCGACAAGTACCTGTACGCCATGCGCTTCTCGGATGAGACGCTTCTGGACATCATGAACCGCTTCAAGAGGGAGATGGAGAATGGACTTGGGAAGGACACGAACCCCACAGCCACTGTGAAGATGCTTCCCACATTTGTGAGGTCCATTCCTGACGGTTCCG AAAAGGGAGATTTCATTGCTCTCGATCTGGGGGGGTCCAACTTCCGTATCCTGCGGGTGAAGGTGTCCCACGAAAAGAGGCAAACGGTGCAGATGGAGAGCCAGATCTACGACACCCCAGAAGACATCATGCATGGCAGTGGCACCCGG CTCTTTGACCATGTGGCCGAATGCCTGGGGGACTTTATGGAGAAGCAAAAAATCAAGGACAAGAAACTCCCAGTAGGATTCACCTTCTCCTTCCCATGTGCACAAACTAAGCTGGATGAG GGTATTCTACTGACCTGGACAAAACGATTCAAAGCAAGTGGCGTGGAAGGTGCGGACGTGGTCAAACTTCTCAACAAGGCCATCAAGAAGCGAGGG GACTATGACGCTGATATCATGGCAGTGGTCAACGACACAGTTGGAACTATGATGACCTGTGGATTTGATGACCAGCGCTGCGAAGTTGGCATAATCATAG GTACAGGTACCAACGCCTGCTACATGGAGGAGTTGAGGCACATTGACCTTGTGGAGGGAGATGAGGGCCGCATGTGCATCAACACCGAGTGGGGGGCCTTTGGGGATGATGGAATGCTGGAGGACATTCGTACCGAGTTTGACCGAGAGATTGACAGGGGCTCCCTCAACCCTGGGAAGCAGCT ATTTGAGAAGATGGTCAGTGGGATGTACATGGGTGAACTGGTACGTCTCATTTTGGTCAAGATGGCTAAAGAAGGGATGCTGTTCGAAGGTCGGATTACACCCGAGCTGCTCACCAAAGGaaaatttgaaacaaaacatgtcTCTGCAATTGAAAA GACCAAGGAGGGCCTGAGCAAGGCTAAGGAGATCCTGACGCGCCTGGGCGTGGAGCCGTCACACGAGGACTGCGTGGCAGTGCAGCACGTGTGCGCTGTGGTGTCCTTCCGCAGTGCCAACCTCATCGCTGCCACGCTTGGGGCCATCCTGCTCAGGCTGAAGGACAACAAGGGCTCTCCGCGTCTGCGCACCACCGTGGGAGTTGATGGATCCCTCTACAAGATGCACCCTCA CTATGCCCGGCGTCTGCACAAGACTGTACGGCGGCTGGTCCCGGAGTCGGACGTACGCTTCCTGCTGTCAGAGAGCGGGAGCGGCAAGGGCGCGGCCATGGTGACCGCGGTGGCGTACCGGCTGGCGGAGCAGTCACGGCAGATCGCCCAGACGCTGGCCGAATTCCAGCTCACCAAGGCTCAGCTGCTGGAGGTCAAGGAGCGCATGAGAGCGGAGATTCAGAGAGGCCTGTCAAAGGAGACCCACGAGTTGGCTTCCGTCAAGATGCTGCCCACTTTTGTACGCCGCACACCTGATGGGACAG AAAATGGAGATTTCCTGGCATTGGACCTGGGAGGGACTAATTTCAGGGTGTTGCTGGTGAAGATCCGCAGTGGCAAGCGACGCTCTGTGGAGATGCATAACAAAATTTATGCAATTCCACTGGAGGTTAtgcagggtactggagaggag CTTTTCGACCACATCGTGCACTGCATCTCTGACTTCCTGGACTACATGGGAATGAAGAATGCCCGCCTGCCTTTGGGCTTCACCTTCTCCTTCCCCTGCAAACAGACGAGTCTGGATGCG GGTATCCTTATAAAATGGACCAAAGGTTTCAAGGCCACTGACTGCGAGGGTGAGGATGTTGTGGGCCTGCTTCGGGAAGGAATCAAACGAAGAGAG gagTTTGACCTGGACGTAGTTGCTGTGGTGAATGACACAGTAGGGACAATGATGACCTGCGCATATGAGGAGCCCACATGTGAGATTGGCCTGATTGCAG GAACTGGTAGTAATGCTTGCTACATGGAGGAGATGAGGAACATCGAGACGATAGAGGGTAATGAGGGCCGAATGTGCGTCAATATGGAGTGGGGTGCCTTTGGTGATAACGGCTGCCTGGATGACATCAGAACCAAATATGATGAAGCCGTGGATGAACTGTCCTTCAATGCTggaaaacaaaa GTACGAGAAGATGTGCAGCGGAATGTACTTGGGTGAGATCGTGAGGAACATCCTGATTGACCTCACCAAACGTGGCTTCCTATTCAGGGGCCAGATCTCCGAGACCCTGAAGACAAGGGGTATCTTTGAAACCAAGTTCCTATCCCAGATTGAGAG TGACCGGCTGGCGCTGCTACAGGTCAGGTCCATCCTGCAGCACCTTGGCCTGGACAGTACATGTGATGACAGTATCATAGTGAAGGAGGTGTGTGGCACCGTATCCCTCCGGGCCGCCCAGCTCTGTGGCGCTGGCATGGCTGCTGTCGTCGAGAAAATCCGCGAGAACCGTGGGCTGGACCGGCTGGAAATTACCGTCGGGGTGGACGGCACACTCTACAAGCTCCACCCACA CTTCTCTAGGATCATGCACCAGACGGTGAAGGAGCTGGCGCCCAAGTGCGACGTCAACTTCCTCTTGTCTGAGGATGGCAGCGGCAAGGGGGCTGCCCTCATCACAGCCGTGGGCTGCCGTCTACGCCAACAGGAGCAACAGAGCTGA